One part of the Glycine soja cultivar W05 chromosome 11, ASM419377v2, whole genome shotgun sequence genome encodes these proteins:
- the LOC114373552 gene encoding B-box zinc finger protein 18-like isoform X2, translated as MRTLCDACESAAAIVFCAADEAALCRACDEKVHMCNKLASRHVRVGLASPSDVPRCDICENAPAFFYCETDGSSLCLQCDMIVHVGGKRTHGRYLLFRQRVEFPGDKSSHAENPASQALEPGEAKRGQNPLPKLKMGEKQQNHRMPMVPTPGPDADGQTKMETKMIDLNMKPNRIHEQASNNQP; from the exons ATGCGAACGCTTTGTGATGCTTGTGAGAGTGCGGCGGCTATAGTTTTCTGCGCCGCTGATGAGGCTGCACTTTGTCGTGCCTGTGATGAGAAG GTTCACATGTGCAATAAGCTAGCTAGTAGGCATGTGAGGGTTGGTCTTGCAAGTCCAAGTGATGTGCCACGGTGTGACATATGTGAGAATGCACCAG CTTTCTTCTATTGCGAGACAGATGGAAGTTCCCTTTGTTTGCAGTGTGATATGATTGTTCATGTTGGTGGTAAAAGAACGCATGGAAGATATCTTCTGTTCAGGCAAAGAGTTGAG TTTCCAGGAGATAAATCTAGTCATGCTGAAAATCCGGCTTCACAAGCATTGGAACCAGGTGAGGCTAAAAGAGGACAAAATCCACTTCCCAAGCTAAAAATGGGAGAGAAGCAACAAAATCACAGGATGCCTATGGTTCCAACACCAGGACCTGATGCTGATGGGCAAACCAAGATGGAAACTAAAATGATTGATTTGAACATGAAGCCTAATAGAATACATGAACAAGCATCAAATAACCAG CCATAA
- the LOC114373552 gene encoding B-box zinc finger protein 18-like isoform X1: MRTLCDACESAAAIVFCAADEAALCRACDEKVHMCNKLASRHVRVGLASPSDVPRCDICENAPAFFYCETDGSSLCLQCDMIVHVGGKRTHGRYLLFRQRVEFPGDKSSHAENPASQALEPGEAKRGQNPLPKLKMGEKQQNHRMPMVPTPGPDADGQTKMETKMIDLNMKPNRIHEQASNNQCSWMKVEPFP; encoded by the exons ATGCGAACGCTTTGTGATGCTTGTGAGAGTGCGGCGGCTATAGTTTTCTGCGCCGCTGATGAGGCTGCACTTTGTCGTGCCTGTGATGAGAAG GTTCACATGTGCAATAAGCTAGCTAGTAGGCATGTGAGGGTTGGTCTTGCAAGTCCAAGTGATGTGCCACGGTGTGACATATGTGAGAATGCACCAG CTTTCTTCTATTGCGAGACAGATGGAAGTTCCCTTTGTTTGCAGTGTGATATGATTGTTCATGTTGGTGGTAAAAGAACGCATGGAAGATATCTTCTGTTCAGGCAAAGAGTTGAG TTTCCAGGAGATAAATCTAGTCATGCTGAAAATCCGGCTTCACAAGCATTGGAACCAGGTGAGGCTAAAAGAGGACAAAATCCACTTCCCAAGCTAAAAATGGGAGAGAAGCAACAAAATCACAGGATGCCTATGGTTCCAACACCAGGACCTGATGCTGATGGGCAAACCAAGATGGAAACTAAAATGATTGATTTGAACATGAAGCCTAATAGAATACATGAACAAGCATCAAATAACCAG TGCAGTTGGATGAAAGTAGAACCCTTT CCATAA
- the LOC114374526 gene encoding uncharacterized protein LOC114374526, with protein sequence MKMEIEEVGNCEALPLLSLNHVSLLCRSVWESMRFYEDVLGFVPIKRPSSFKFTGAWFYNYGIGIHLIENPNIDEFDTCVVEERPINPKDNHISFQCTDVELVKKRLEERGMRYVTAVVEEGGIQVDQVFFHDPDGYMIELCNCENIPIIPISSCSFKPRGHSFKKAAPNKCGFMENVMMESLSTDMINFSF encoded by the exons ATGAAGATGGAAATTGAGGAAGTTGGCAACTGCGAAGCACTTCCCCTGCTTTCACTGAACCACGTGTCCCTTTTGTGCAGATCAGTGTGGGAGTCTATGAGGTTTTATGAGGATGTCTTGGGCTTTGTTCCCATCAAACGCCCTTCTTCTTTCAAGTTCACTGGAGCCTG gttttaCAATTATGGTATTGGAATCCACTTGATCGAGAATCCCAACATTGATGAATTTGATACCTGCGTGGTTGAAGAAAGGCCTATTAATCCCAAGGACAACCATATCTCATTCCAG TGTACTGATGTTGAACTTGTTAAGAAGAGGTTAGAAGAGAGGGGGATGAGGTATGTGACAGCTGTGGTGGAGGAAGGAGGAATCCAGGTGGACCAGGTGTTCTTCCATGACCCAGATGGTTACATGATTGAGCTCTGCAACTGTGAGAATATCCCAATCATTCCTATTTCTTCTTGCTCTTTCAAGCCTCGAGGCCACAGCTTTAAGAAGGCTGCTCCCAACAAGTGTGGATTCATGGAGAATGTGATGATGGAAAGCTTGAGCACCGACATGATCAATTTCTCCTTTTAA